Proteins found in one Sphingobium sp. V4 genomic segment:
- the serS gene encoding serine--tRNA ligase has product MHDIRFIRENPAAFDAALARRGLAPLSADILAIDEKSRAIKTELQQGQARRNEASKLIGQAMAAKDMEKAEALKAEVAALKDRMPALETDDRDTGEALTAMLAAIPNLPADDVPQGADEAENVELARWGTPRTFDFAPQDHADFGPALGLDFEGGARLSGARFTALRGQMARLHRALAQYMLDTQAATNGYEETAVPLLVRDEALFGTGQLPKFAEDLFKTTDGRWLIPTAEVSLTNLVADQIVPADSLPLRLTALTPCFRSEAGSAGRDTRGFIRQHQFEKVELVAICAPEDSATEHERMVAAAEGILQALGLPYRKMLLCTGDMGFGARKTYDLEVWLPSQNTYREISSVSNCGDFQARRMNARFKPEGAKQTMFLHTLNGSGLAVGRTLVAVLENYQQADGSVIVPDVLAPYMGGVTKLEAK; this is encoded by the coding sequence ATGCACGACATCCGCTTCATCCGCGAAAACCCTGCCGCTTTCGACGCCGCCCTCGCCCGGCGCGGCCTGGCGCCGCTGTCCGCCGACATATTGGCGATCGACGAGAAGAGCCGCGCCATCAAGACCGAGTTGCAGCAGGGCCAGGCCCGCCGCAACGAGGCGAGCAAGCTGATCGGCCAGGCCATGGCGGCCAAGGACATGGAGAAAGCCGAAGCGCTGAAGGCCGAGGTCGCCGCGCTCAAGGACCGGATGCCCGCACTTGAAACGGACGATCGCGACACCGGTGAGGCGCTGACGGCCATGCTCGCCGCCATCCCCAACCTGCCTGCCGACGACGTGCCACAAGGCGCGGACGAAGCTGAAAACGTCGAACTGGCCCGCTGGGGAACGCCCCGCACTTTCGACTTCGCGCCGCAGGACCATGCCGATTTCGGTCCGGCGCTGGGTCTGGATTTTGAGGGCGGCGCACGCCTGTCCGGCGCGCGCTTCACCGCGCTGCGCGGCCAGATGGCGCGGCTGCACCGGGCGCTCGCGCAATATATGCTCGACACCCAGGCCGCGACCAACGGCTATGAGGAAACCGCCGTCCCGCTGCTGGTCCGCGACGAGGCGCTGTTCGGCACCGGGCAATTGCCCAAGTTCGCCGAGGATCTGTTCAAGACGACGGACGGCCGCTGGCTGATTCCTACCGCCGAAGTCTCGCTCACCAACCTGGTGGCCGATCAGATCGTGCCGGCCGACAGCCTGCCGCTGCGCCTGACCGCGCTGACGCCCTGCTTCCGCTCCGAGGCGGGGTCGGCCGGGCGCGACACGCGCGGCTTCATCCGCCAGCACCAGTTCGAGAAGGTCGAGCTGGTCGCCATCTGCGCGCCCGAGGACTCGGCGACCGAGCATGAGCGGATGGTCGCGGCGGCTGAGGGCATATTGCAGGCGCTGGGCCTGCCCTATCGCAAGATGCTGCTCTGCACCGGTGACATGGGCTTTGGCGCGCGCAAGACCTATGACCTCGAAGTCTGGCTGCCGAGCCAGAACACTTATCGCGAGATCAGCTCCGTCTCCAATTGCGGCGACTTCCAGGCGCGGCGCATGAATGCGCGCTTCAAGCCGGAAGGGGCGAAGCAGACCATGTTCCTGCATACGCTGAACGGATCGGGCCTCGCCGTGGGCCGCACGCTGGTGGCGGTGCTGGAAAATTACCAGCAGGCCGACGGCAGCGTCATCGTTCCGGACGTGCTGGCGCCCTATATGGGCGGCGTGACGAAGCTGGAAGCGAAGTAA
- the surE gene encoding 5'/3'-nucleotidase SurE, whose translation MRILLTNDDGVHAPGLKVLEEIARRFSDDIWIVAPSEEQSGAGHSLTLTRPLRIRQHGERHYSVTGTPTDAVMMAVGHLMKDARPDLILSGVNRGANLAEDVTYSGTVAAAMEGAISGIKSIALSQVYAREGMGDAVPFAAATAWGEQVLRPLIAMPASPRLLFNVNFPAIDPAAVKGIRVVRQGFHDVDRTRIVEGTDPRGYRYFWFGLGTSQSVPEGTDLAAIAEGYVTVTPLHYDLTQDSAMAATAALFD comes from the coding sequence ATGCGTATCCTGCTCACCAATGACGACGGCGTTCACGCCCCCGGCCTCAAGGTGCTGGAGGAGATCGCGCGCCGCTTTTCCGACGATATCTGGATCGTCGCGCCCAGCGAGGAACAATCGGGCGCCGGCCATAGCCTGACCCTCACCCGCCCGCTGCGCATCCGCCAGCATGGCGAGCGGCATTACAGCGTCACCGGCACCCCGACCGACGCCGTGATGATGGCGGTCGGCCATCTCATGAAGGATGCCCGGCCTGACCTGATCCTGTCGGGCGTCAACCGCGGCGCCAACCTGGCCGAAGACGTAACCTATTCGGGCACGGTCGCAGCGGCGATGGAGGGGGCGATCTCCGGCATCAAGTCGATCGCATTGAGCCAGGTCTATGCGCGCGAGGGCATGGGCGACGCCGTGCCCTTCGCCGCCGCGACGGCCTGGGGCGAACAGGTGCTCCGCCCGCTGATCGCCATGCCCGCCAGCCCGCGACTGCTTTTCAACGTCAATTTCCCGGCGATCGATCCGGCAGCCGTGAAGGGCATCCGCGTCGTGCGGCAGGGTTTTCACGATGTCGACCGCACGCGCATCGTCGAAGGCACGGACCCGCGCGGCTATCGCTATTTCTGGTTCGGCCTGGGCACCAGCCAGTCGGTGCCGGAGGGGACCGATCTCGCCGCGATCGCGGAGGGTTATGTGACCGTGACGCCGCTGCACTATGACCTGACGCAGGACAGCGCGATGGCAGCGACGGCGGCACTGTTCGATTGA